The genomic segment GAGTGAAAAAATGCTCCACACCCCACCCCGGTTCTCCAGAGAAAATAGTAAAATAGagcaacttaaaattttttttttctaaagaaaaataccACCAGAGGCTGTTGAAGGTGTAGGGTTTACTTCACGCCCTTATGGAGGCAGATGTGAACCATTTGGAAATCAGTTTGGCAGGATGAGTCTACACCCTTTGACCTACTGATGCTAGCCTTGGGAAATAAGTAGGTTAAAACTTAAGTAGGGAAAATGTTAATGCGTTAGGCATTGCAGTTTGGTATTTTATAAATAGGGAGATAGTGGAAACAACCTCTAAATCCTCAGTGATACACCTAACACTAAAAGATTATTGCTAATAATCTTTTTTTGGGAGCTGAAGggttatatttctttaaaatcctCATAAAACCCTATGAAACTAGTATTCCCATTCGGCAGATGGATAACTGGAACTCAGGCAAGTGAAGTCATTGTGTGTCTGATGCTAGACAGCTAGTGTGCTTTGGGACCTCTTGAAATTGCTGTGTTTAGCCAGTGTTTGAGGCCTGGGCACTGGAGAGCCACTGGTGAATAAGGCAGCCGTGTTTCCTGAATTTacagagcatgcatgcatgtgttctttatatatatgtaaaacaagcTCTGGCCAGTTTTATTGAGGAAAATTTTTGCATGATTTACTTTTCACCACTCTCTCCTAGCATGCTTCTGCTCATCACCTGGATCAATGATAGCTAGTGCGCATGCTCTGTTATTTTCTGTATGCGGTGTCCAATTCAGTAGTATTATTGCCACTATAGTGATGGACACATTTTTGGCCAACATGGCATACaagttgtgttagttgctcagtcatgtctgactctttgcaaccctatggactcctcctctaacccaccaggctcctctgtccatggaattcttcaggcaagaatactggggtaggttctcattcccttctgcaggggatcttccccacccaggggtcaaacccgggtctcctgcattacaggcagattcttttactgtcttgaGTCACCACGGAAGCCCCAACGTGGCATAGTGCTCTATGCAAGATTTGCTCAAGGCTGGGCAGCTGtttaattgagttagacaaggctgtggtcctagtgtgattagattgactagttttctgtaatgctcaaaattctccaagccaggcttcagcaatatgtgaaccatgaacttccagatgttcaagctggttttagaaaagaaagaggaaccagagatcaaattgccaacatccgctggatcatggaaaaagcaagagagttccagaaaaacatctatttctgctttattgactatgccaaagcctttgtgtggatcacaataaactgtggaaaattctgagatgggaataccagaccacctgacctgcctcttgagaaatttgtatgcaggtcaggaagcaacagttagaactggacatggaacagactggttccaaataggaaaaggagtccgtcaaggctgtatattgtcaccctgcttatttaacttatatgcagagtacatcatgagaaatgctgggctggaagaagcacaaactggaatcaagattgctgggagaaatatcaataacctcagatatgcagatgacaccacccttatggcaaaaagtgaagaggagctaaaaagcctcttgatgaaagtgaaagaggagagtgaaaaagttggcatttttttggctccaaaatcactgcagatggtgactgcagccatgaaattaaaagatgcttactccttggaaggaaagttatgaccaacctagatagcatattgaaaagcagagacattactttgccaacaaaggtccatctagtcaaggctatggtttttccagtggtcctgtatggatgtgagagttggactgtgaagaaggctgagcgccgaagaattgatgcttttgaactgtggtattggagaagactcgagagtcccttggactacaaggagattcaaccagtccattctgaaggagatcagccctgggatttctttggaagtaatgatgctaaagctgaaactaatactttggccacctcatgcgaagagttgactcattggaaaaaactctgatgctaggagggattaggggcaggaggagaaggggacgacagaggatgagatggctggatggcatcactgactcgatggacgtgagtctgagtgaactccaggagttggtgatggacagggaggcctggtgtgctgcgattcatggggtcgcaaagactcggacacgactgagcaactgaactggaactgggcAGCTGTTGGCGAGGATGACCAGGTTCACTTTGCCTTGTCTGATCATTTTCAGAGTCTCTTGTACCCCACCCCATACATTTTCCACTTACCATAACCAGTTGGAGCCTAGAGTTGACCTGACTCCAGCGGCTTTTCCATCTTTTTTGCTACCCTGTCTTCCTGCCTAAAGAGCTGGATGGCCTCTGACTGAGAGCCGCTACCAAGATAGCTGGGGAGCAAGAAAGAGCTTGTATGTATTTAAAGGAACACAGCCTGCCTGGGAGAGGGAACATGGGAGGTGTGCACTGGTCTGAGGCAAGGGAAAGGATTTGGGAGGAAGGAAACAACTATGGGAAGCCCTCAGTGACTCTTAAGTGCAGAGTGTTTAAAAAGCCATTTTCTGAAATGTATTTACATTATAATGGGATGTGTGGAGATTTAAATATTGAGATTAAGTGTTTGCAGAagtcattatttttaagaaattaaatttcttaACCTCTTGAATTTTCAGATTTAAAGAACCCTTTTGCGGAAGGAACGTATTCACTCATACGGTTTCAGAATGTCGAGTACTGTGTCCTACTGGATTCTCAGTTCTGCAAGGAAGACCATTGCCACATTACAGGGGGGACAACGTTTATATTCAAGGTATGCCTCAAATAGGATTAAATCAAAAGGGAGACTCTTTCCCCAGGGGCCAGCCACCCTAAAAGACCATGCCGCTGCATGTGGTGGCATTGCTCTGCAGAAAGCCTACAGACACACATCAACGGAGGAAGAGGACTTCCACTTGCAGCTCAGCCCGGAGCAGGTAAATGAAGTGCTGAGAGCTGGTGAGTCGGCCCATAAGATTCTTGACCTTGTCAGCAGAGCTCCAGATTCAGTGTTACGATTTGAGAGCAACCAGCTAGCTGCCAATTCCCCAGTGGAGGACCGGGGAGGTATAGCTGCCTGCCTGCAGACCAATGGACTGCTGTTTGGCATCTTCGATGGACATGGTGGCCACGCATGTGCTCAAGCAGTGAGCGAGAGGCTCTTCTACTATGTGGCTGTGTCACTAATGTCCCAGCAGACTCTGGAGCAAATGGAGGAGGCCATGGAAAGCATGAAGCCCCTGCTGCCCATCCTTCAGTGGCTCAAGCACCCAGGGGACAGTATCTACAAGGATGTCACGTCGGTGCACCTTGATCACCTCCGTGTCTACTGGCAGGAGCTGCTGAACCTGCAGATGGAAATGGGGCTGAACACTGAGGAAGCATTAATGTACTCCTTCCAGAGACTGGATTCTGACATCTCGCTAGAGATCCAGGCTCCCCTTGAAGATGAAATGACCAGGAACCTTTCACTCCAGGTTGCTTTCTCAGGGGCAACGGCTTGCCTGGCCCACATTGATGGGGTTCACTTGCACGTGGCAAACGCTGGTGACTGCCGGGCCATCCTTGGTGTCCAGGAAGACAACGGCATGTGGTCTTGTCTGCCCCTCACCCAGGACCACAATGCCTGGAACCCAGCCGAGCTGTCACGGCTGAAGAGGGAGCATCCTGAGTCCGAGGACAGGACGGTCATCATGGAAAACAGGCTGCTGGGAGTCCTCATGCCCTGCAGGGCCTTTGGGGACGTCCAGCTGAAGTGGAGTAAAGAGCTGCAGCGCAGTGTCCTGCAGCGGGGCTTCGACACCGAGGCCCTCAACATCTACCAGTTCACCCCCCCACACTACTACACCCCACCTTACCTGACGGCCAGGCCAGAGGTCACCTACCACAGGCTGAGGCCACAGGATAAGTTCCTCGTGCTGGCCTCTGATGGCCTGTGGGACGTGCTGGGCAACGAGGATGTGGTGAGGCTGGTGGTGGAGCACCTGGCTGAAGAGGGTCAGCACAAGCCAGACCTGGCCCAGAGACCCACCAACCTGGGACTCATGCAGAGCCTGCTGCAGCAGAGGAAAGCCCAGGGGCTCCATGCAGCAGACCAAAACGCAGCCACACGTCTGATCAGATACGCCATAGGAAACAACGAATATGGGGAGATGGAGCCTGAGCGGCTGTCGGCGATGCTGACCTTGCCGGAGGACTTGGCAAGGATGTACAGGGATGACATCACAGTCACCGTGGTGTATTTCAACTCAGACTCAATTGGTGCGTCTTCCAAGGGGAGTTAAGAGTCTCCCACCCTGTTGCCAAGGTTAACTTCAGTGTTCTTCTGAGACATTTTCCCTTACTTGGAACCTGGCTCTTTAGACCCTATGGTTGAAGGGCAGGTGGATCGATGCAGCTTGCTTAATTATAGACTAATGTGAGGAACAAACAGCCttggattaaaaacaaaatctagtGATTTTATGTGCCTGCGTGTTTTGGTCACCTCTTCTACGCAGAGACGGTAGAGCACAGAGACGATCGACTTATCTTGGGCTCGTGTAACCCAAGTCCTTTTATAAAGACACTGTTAAAACTGTCAGCCTGAGCCTGGAAAGGGTAACTTTAATTATGGTTCTAAGAATATGAAGAAGTCCAGGATCTTCTGCGCTCTTGCTGCAAAATCTGGAGACTTGATAATTCTGTGTGTAATCATGGACTGCTACACTATGAagggaagtttttgttttttattctgaaGTTACTAAGGACCTAGGTTTACAAAGCATATTACAGGACACTTTTCTATGCAATAGTctaacttgtgtgtgtgtttagttgtgaAAATTAATGCTGCATTCTAGTTCTGATTTAGTTTATGTTAAAATTGAGTCCTCAAACTTGCCAAACAGGCGTGCTGTGAGCGAGCATGCTTGGAATGAGTTTTCTTGGTTTTTCGGCTGAGGGTGAAGGTGGCCAGGCCTCTGGACCAGCTGAATTTGTGTAGCTTTCAAGCCCTTCCTCTGTGTCCCACCCCTTGAACCTTTGAGCAATGCTAGGAGGTAACTTCTGTCTGAGCCTTAACTCCTGGCCTTTCCTTCATTAATAAAATTTCCTCCAGTGTTCAGTAAATCTCTGCAGATTTACTCATAGTACTTAGCCTTTCTGATTATACTTCTCAAACATTCCTCTAATTCCTCCTAATGCTCCTTCCCCCACTGCTATGCTGAACTCAGTCACCCCGCTGACTGTGCAATACTGTCTAGAAAGAATGCTCTCACTTCACATGGTTGCAGGGGAGCAGGAAATTCAAGACTGCATGTGGTAATCGTGACAGTTTAGGCAGGACTGGCATATGCAGTGTATTCTAGGCTTTGAGATTCAGCCTGAATCTGGAGAGGTAAAAATGTGAAGGACCTGAGAACAGTTGCTAACCAAGGCTCCCTGGCTGCATCcccaggggtggtggggaggagggagtggggagatTTTTTTCAGATGGGACACTTGCCCATAGACTAGTGGGATAAATGGCCACTGCTACTCATCGGTAATTAGGCCTTATTTAGTATAGGAGTTGGGCAAAAAACAGTGTAACCTGTAGTAGCTTCTGTGGACTGCACAGTCTGTGTTTATTGGGAAATTAAACCATAGGGATCTTTTTTAGGAGGATGAATTTCATGTTCTGAAATTGCTGTAGTTAAACAGGAAGTGTCTCTAGATGGAAACAAATATAAACCTGCagaactgactttattttcctgtacTATCTTCCTGTTGATGGTTCCCCTCATCTCACCCCCTTGAGCCACCcactgaaaagaaagcaaaatagctAGGTATGACTTTCACATTCAGGACAAGGGACATTCAAGTGTTGAGACAGCCTAGGGATGTTTCCCTGTACGTTTAGTGATATTGCTTTGTCTAAGAAATTCTCTTCTGAGTGCTTAAGCCTTTGTCCTTTTATTCTGAAAAATCTTAACTCAAATAAAACCTGAATCCCTATCATTTAGCTTGCATGAAGTTTCGTTACTAGAGCCAAACACTACTTGTCTGAAATCCTTCATTCTTTATGCCAGCTAAACCCTGGCACACCCTCAGAGCATTTACTGGGGTTACAGTGTCTGAATTCTGTTTTGGAGCCTCGCATGGGCTCTTAAATATACTTGATTAACTTGTGGAACAGCTGAGAGAATACAGACTTCCAACCTATTCCTTCAAGGGTGTCTGTGTTTTTTCTCAGCCTAATAGATTTGCTTTCTAATTGGCATAttgagagagaagaaaggctGGTTTATTGCCTGCCCTTTATCCACTGTGAACTCTGCCATGAATGCTTCGAGGAGCAGCTCCTCCTGGTTAACCCCAGTGTGTCTGACTCCAACTACAATTTTGGTGTCACTggcctgaggcatgtgggctaCCGCTTGAGGATGATAGTAGAATTTGAGAGGGGGTTGGTGGTACTTGTCAGGTCTTCTGAAATACGTATCATTCCTTCTATGTAAAGATTTTGATATAGAGACTTgtaaaatgaactaaaaaatgAGATTAAGATTTCACTTATGAATAAACTATGCTTTATTGGTCCTTTAAATTGCATGTTTATTTTAGGTAAGAAATGTTGGTAATATTGGCATACTTTAGATATTGTTATATAAATAATACAGTTCTGCTGTTTCTGGGGATTAATCAAAATGGATAGAGAAGTTCTAAGTTCAAGTTAGTATGTTAGGTCAAGTTATGTGTTCAGTTTTCTGAGATGCTATTTGGAACATTAGAGCTAATTTATTATAATGAAAGTGTAAGCTTTGAGGTATGTTAACATTTTCCCCAGAAGTATGATTGGCCTAAAAGGTCGACAAGAAAATGTAGTCCCTAGTGACCCATTTTTCATTCGACAGTTTTGGAATTCCGCATTTCCCAGGTTAAACCGGGATATTCTGGAACTGAGCTATCCTAGTCTCATTGTAAGTGGTTCATTTGTCTCTGAACGTGGCTCCCATCGCAGAGGAAGCCCTGGTGTGGCTTTGGGGCTAGGAATAAAGGCTGATGGCACTGCTTTGTCCTGTGAGCTCCCACATGTGTCACCAAGTGCAAAACACAGGTGGCTTGCAGTGTGACCATCTCCTGAGCAGGCTCGAGGCTCTTTCCCTGACACCTCAGGCACCTGACATTTAACCAGCCTCCTGGAAAATATTTTGTATCAAGCATTTACCTGGAAAAATTAACCATGTTATTTAACATTTACTGATATTTGTACACTGTATACCAATGTTCTTTTTGACATTGATTTTCTCACCATGAGAGATATTTAAGTGAAACTTGTAAATAAAAGAGGCAAAATGAGATTTGGCTTCTTTCGGTTTTGAACATTTGTATTTGTAAGGTCCTTAGGGTACTAGATTAGGCCAGCCTTTGTTTCACGACCTGTATCTAGCCACGGAAGGTTTTAGTTTGTTCAGGAGTCCACCCGAGGGACTTCTCTGGTCTGGTgactgcctcccaatgcaggcaatgcaggtttgatccttggctggggagctaagatcccacatgcgttggggccaaaaatccaaaacatgaaACAAGCAGTACTGTAGCAAATgtgataaagactttaaaaatgttccacatcaaaaaaaaaggcTACCCTAAAGAAGTTTTCTCTGTCAATTTTTGGTGTCTGCTAGCCACACAGGGACGGGGaaccctagtgggctgccgtgtatggggtcgcacagagtcgaacacgactgacgtgacttagcagcagcggcagcagcagcagccacacagGAAGTCCTTGCTTAGCGTTAACTTGTATGGAGagctgaaaagaaggaaaagagacgcTTTTGTTGTGATGGTCTCCACACGCTCAGGGCTGAGGCTTGCTGGGACTTCACATTATTTAACTGGCCTTGTAAAACCAGcttctttgttaattttaaatTCAGAGCCAGCTTTGGGGAAAGATCTACCCAGCTACTTGAAGAGTCCACTTGATCCCACCTCCACTGACTGAGCCATATCTCTGCCTCTGAGTGATACAACTCACAAAGACCGCTCTGATGGGTActtcttaaaatgcaaataacaACTATTAGGTTGGTAATTTTAGTGTGGGCTAGTGTcgttaattggaaaagaccctaatgctgggaaagattgaaggcaggagaagggggtgacaggatgagatggttggacggcattacctactcaatggacatgggtttgagcaaacttctggagatggtgaagggcaggggagactggtgtgctgcagcccatggggtcacaaagagtcgatacatcttagcaactgaataacaacaaagggTGGTTAAACTGGGCCTTGAAGAGCAGCTTTGAGGGAGAGAAAGGTGAAAATAATGGAGCTGTTTCCTTCTTTGTAACATGATAAAAACAGGCCCAGAGGCTTGAAAACTTCCTGACACTACAATAGGGCACATATTTGAACTGAGTCCACTGCCCCAAGCACTTGTCCCAATGCTGGCCTCTCAGAAAGGGAAAATGCAGGAAAATCTCATGGCACAGTTTTGGCCcaggtgggtgggatggggtaaaGAAGTAGGTTCTTCAGACAAGAAGCTGATAGATAACCCATACATTCCAATATCCCATCATTTTGAAACTTAATAAAAATATGTGCTGATGACAAGCACTGTAGACCTCAGACCCGTTGCAACCAGAAGGTTGATAATTGGGATTACCAAAACATTACCCTCTTACCTCTCCACCGACAAGTCAGATCAAAGTCACACATCCTGCAGCTCTCACCCTAAATGGTGCCTTTAAAAAATACCtctagggctgccctggtggctcagtggtgaagaatccaccggccagtgCTGGAAACGGGGGGTcgttccctggtctgggaggatcccacatgccgcagagcaactggGCGCTgtgccactactgagcctgtgctctagagcttgggaaccacaactactgaaccccacGTGCCTGGAGCTCaggctccaaaacaagagaagccaccacaacgagatgCCTTCAGGACTAtgtaaatcacacacacacacacacacacacacacacacacacatataatggcGCCATGACAGTTTGAGGCAGACCAtaaaatgctgaagctgaagctccaatacttaggccacttgatgagaatgaagccaactcattcgaaaagaccctgatgctgggaaagattgaaggcaggaggagaaggggatgacagaggatgagatggttggactacatcaccgactcaatggacatgctgctgctgctaagtcgcttcagtcatgtccgactctgtgcgaccccttagacggcagctcactaggctcccccgtccctgggattctccaggcaagaacactggagtgggttgccatttccttttccaatgcatgaaagtgaagagtgaaagtgaagtcactcagtcgtttctgactcttagcaatcccatggactgcagcctaccaggctcctctgtccatgggattttccaggcaagagtactggagtggggtgccattgccttctccgcaatggacatgagtttgagcaaattctgagagggggtgatggacagggaagcctggcgtgctgcagtccatggggttgcaaagagtcaaac from the Capra hircus breed San Clemente chromosome 18, ASM170441v1, whole genome shotgun sequence genome contains:
- the PDP2 gene encoding pyruvate dehydrogenase [acetyl-transferring]-phosphatase 2, mitochondrial produces the protein MSSTVSYWILSSARKTIATLQGGQRLYSRYASNRIKSKGRLFPQGPATLKDHAAACGGIALQKAYRHTSTEEEDFHLQLSPEQVNEVLRAGESAHKILDLVSRAPDSVLRFESNQLAANSPVEDRGGIAACLQTNGLLFGIFDGHGGHACAQAVSERLFYYVAVSLMSQQTLEQMEEAMESMKPLLPILQWLKHPGDSIYKDVTSVHLDHLRVYWQELLNLQMEMGLNTEEALMYSFQRLDSDISLEIQAPLEDEMTRNLSLQVAFSGATACLAHIDGVHLHVANAGDCRAILGVQEDNGMWSCLPLTQDHNAWNPAELSRLKREHPESEDRTVIMENRLLGVLMPCRAFGDVQLKWSKELQRSVLQRGFDTEALNIYQFTPPHYYTPPYLTARPEVTYHRLRPQDKFLVLASDGLWDVLGNEDVVRLVVEHLAEEGQHKPDLAQRPTNLGLMQSLLQQRKAQGLHAADQNAATRLIRYAIGNNEYGEMEPERLSAMLTLPEDLARMYRDDITVTVVYFNSDSIGASSKGS